The Solanum lycopersicum chromosome 2, SLM_r2.1 DNA window AGACTGAAAACTTCGATGGAGACTTAATTTTTTTGAGCTCGAGTAAGAAAACTaccttaattaaaaataagaggCGCTTGAAAAGAGATATCATGCGTCCACACATACTTTTAACCACAATgacaatacatgcaagaaaactAGATTTAAAAGtctaaaactaaaaatagttGAAACCACATATATTTTGTTAGTTGCAACATAAAATCACAcagattaaaaatattcaagcaatgtacttcaaatgatcaaattaaagcaaatcatttttattttaaaggagCTCTGCAAGGAATTTCCTTCCTCTTGCGCTTCCGCTTCGTCTCAGCATTTTTTCCCCATTTTGCTTCCACCTACAAATTCCatcataacatatattattcacAAAACTATTTGTGGATTGGCAGTGTAAATGTATAATAGTATTTTATCTACCTCAATTTAAGTGTGTCATTACTTTTTTTGTGTCTCAAAAACAAAGGGGTTTcctctatattttgtatatagaactcaaatacaatataacaatttcaaaagttgatgttacaactaaaacaataataaaataacccaaacaaacatatagaaatatcaaaagtaagactaggggtgtgtttggtatgaaggaaaacgttttccatggaaaatgttttcctagaaaaagttttcctggaaaacaagtagattttggatttattttctcatgtttggttggtgagtagaaaatattttctagaaatgatttttagtatttgattcatgcatgaaaatgttattttttttaaaaaaaatcttttatttttactagagtagaaaataatttatgaaattgaaaatattttttagatatatttttttgggtgtgtgtggtgggtgggtgggtggggtgcGCTGGCCGGGGTGGGCAGGGGttaggtgaattttttttttttgaagttgaaaatattttttaaaaataatttttattttggagCGGGGTGCTGGTAGGGGGTGAGTAGGCGGCTAGCGGGGGGAGGGAGGGagggaggagttttaaaataaaaatattttaaaaaacgaCCTCAAATTTTTTTGGGAGGGATGGGGGACTTGTCAGTGGTGGATTAGTGGGATGGGGGGTCAGGGATCGggtgatatatatattttgaaattgaaattatttttaaaattcattttttttgccaaaaaaaaatgtaatttgaagatGGAGAAGAgttttagaaaatgttttccttaatttttaaaggtaagTCATTCTCCTTAATTTttaggaaaatgagttgatttggaaaacatttttcaatacTTTTGtctcaaccaaacatgagaaaattgaaaaatattttccagaaaatgttttgattcataccaaacacactctacAGATTGATTGGAGGAAGAAGGGAGATGATGAGAACTAGACTTTCATACAACAATAAGTCTAATCTATCTTTCCAACTTCTCTTCCTTTTAATGGATCTCAATTCAAACTTTGTGAAGGTCTTTTGATCTTATTACTTCTTGTTTACCTAATACCTGATTCTGTGATGTCAAGTTCCATGCTGGACTGAGATTGATTCATAACATTTAGTATAGTTATATCTTTACTTATAATTTGGCTTTAAAATACTCTTTTTAGCTTTAATGAGAGACTTTGGACCAAACAGTTtaagtctttctttctttcttaatgTTCATGTCAATTCAaacaatatcacataaattatgaGAGAGGGAGTACGTTTTTTTCAATTTCCATTTTCTATTTAGGattatacaacaacaacaacatatctaaTGAAATTAAACAACTAACGCCTGGAGAGAGTAGAATGTATTCAAACCTTACCCACTACCTCGTGAAAATAAAGGGACTATTTTTAATCAAGCATAGTTTCCAGAATTctagttcaaaaaaatattaaacaataaaataaaaatcatagcCAAACAACCACTAAATTTGAAACAGAGGGAGAGATAAGTACCTGGCAAGCAATGCTAAAGAATTGAAACCGTTTAGGGTCATGCAATCTCCTTTTGCAAGTGACACAAGTAGGATCTCCAGCAATTAAAGAGCCAGACCCACAATGTGGCAGAGGATTCAAAGCAATTACCCATTTCTTGTTGCATTTGTATGGCTGcacatagaaaattatatacatCTCGATCACTAACATATAGAtgttaattatgtaaaaaagaaaacaataaatcTTTGTTGTAAGACTATATATACATGTGTGAAATGATCAATCATTGTGCAACCggaaaaaaaacaatttgaagTTTAACTTCAAATGAAAATGTCTGAATTTTATATATGACTAAAGTTCAACAAAAAATAGCTGAACTTCATCTATAAGTACATGAACTTCAGGCAAACTCAAGAAAATCAACCATATGGATTAAAGTTCTAAGAGAAAAAGATTAAACTTTAGTCATTTTGTTCAAGCTCAACTCCAAACACAATATGACTTAATTAGTGGATCCAAATAGATATGGCTCAAGAAAAGAGCTAGTAAGACACTTACTTTTAGACAAAAGGCTCCTAAAAAATTAGTAGTCGTTTTACCAATTTATTATCACTTAAAATAgatgatt harbors:
- the LOC138342091 gene encoding protein RGF1 INDUCIBLE TRANSCRIPTION FACTOR 1-like, translated to MSALSSFVRYCISTNKHNDHDQLKIYRHVSKDLVPLEQMKKHIDCKLIQPYKCNKKWVIALNPLPHCGSGSLIAGDPTCVTCKRRLHDPKRFQFFSIACQVEAKWGKNAETKRKRKRKEIPCRAPLK